In Citrus sinensis cultivar Valencia sweet orange chromosome 2, DVS_A1.0, whole genome shotgun sequence, a single genomic region encodes these proteins:
- the LOC102628799 gene encoding nuclear cap-binding protein subunit 1, translated as MSSWKNLLLKIGDNCPEYGNSDDLKDHIETCFGVIRRELEHSFDDVPHYIINCAEQIPHKIPLYGTLVGLLNLENEDFVKKVVETTQRKFQDALDSGNCDRIRILMRFLTVMMCSKILQPGSLVVVFETLLSSAATTVDEDKGNPSWQARADFYVTCILSCLPWGGAELIEQVPEEIERVMAGLEAYLSIRRHTSDTGLSFFEEDDESGKGLVEKDFLEDLWHRVQALSSNGWKLDSVPRPHLSFEAQLVSGKSHEFGPISCPEQPDVPTAVSGITHGKQKHDAELKYPQRIRRLNIFPASKSEVDMQPIDRFILEEYLLDVLLFFNGCRKECAFYMVNLPVPFRYEYLMAETIFSQLLLLPQPPFKPIYYTLVIMDLCKALPGAFPAVVAGAVRALFDKIADLDMECRIRFILWFSHHLSNFQFIWPWEEWAYVLDLPKWAPQRVFVQEVLEREVRLSYWDKVKQSIENAPALEELLPPKGGPNFKYSMEDGRERSEEHALSAELTNKVKGRQTAREIIVWVEESVYPIHGLGVTIKVVVQTLLDIGSKSFTHLITVLERYGQVISKICPDHDKQLMLIDEVSLFWKNNTQNAAIAIDRMMGYRLISNLAIVRWVFSPENIDQFHASDRPWEVLRNAVSKTYNRICDLRKEIISLKKGVTLAEEAAAKAKAELEAAESKLSLVDGEPVLGGNPARLSRLKLHAEKAKNEEISAKESLEAKEALFARAVEENEALYLSLYRNFSNVLMERLPDASRAGTLQDLKSTHADAMAVDLEEPSAMELDNEDGRPKKSQSNGGSSGNVYNIGEKEQWCLSTLGYVKAFSRQYASEIWPHMEKLDAEVLSEDTHPLFRRAVYSGLRRPIN; from the exons ATGAGCAGCTGGAAGAACCTTCTGCTTAAAATCGGGGACAATTGTCCGGAGTACGGCAACTCCGACGACTTGAAGGATCACATT GAAACATGCTTCGGCGTAATTCGGCGAGAACTCGAGCACTCTTTTGACGATGTTCCACAT tatattattaattgtgcTGAGCAAATTCCACACAAGATTCCTTTATATGGGACATTG GTTGGCTTGCTGAACTTGGAAAATGAGGACTTTGTTAAAAAAGTTGTGGAGACCACTCAAAGAAAATTCCAG GATGCCTTAGACTCTGGAAACTGCGACCGCATTCGTATTTTGATGCGATTTTTGACTGTTATG ATGTGTAGCAAAATTCTCCAGCCTGGTTCTCTGGTGGTGGTCTTTGAAACTTTATTGTCATCAGCTGCCACAACAGTGGATGAGGACAAAGGAAATCCTTCCTGGCAAGCACGTGCTGACTTTTATGTAACTTGCATTTTGTCTTGTCTCCCATGGGGAGGAGCAGAACTCATTGAG CAAGTTCCTGAGGAAATTGAGAGAGTCATGGCTGGTTTGGAAGCCTACTTGAGCATTAGAAGGCATACTTCTGACACCGGTCTGTCTTTCTTTGAGGAAGATGATGAATCTGGGAAAGGTCTTGTTGAAAAG GATTTCTTGGAAGATTTGTGGCATCGAGTACAAGCTTTATCAAGCAATGGATGGAAGCTAGATAGTG TTCCAAGGCCCCACCTTTCATTTGAAGCTCAGCTGGTTTCTGGAAAGTCTCATGAATTTGGGCCCATAAGCTGTCCTGAGCAACCTGATGTACCCACAGCAGTTTCTGGAATAACACATGGTAAACAAAAGCATGATGCAGAGTTGAAGTATCCTCAAAGGATACGCAGGCTTAATATATTTCCAGCAAGCAAAAGTGAGGTG GATATGCAACCTATTGATCGCTTCATTTTGGAAGAATATTTGCTGGATGtgcttttgttcttcaatGGCTG TCGAAAGGAGTGTGCTTTTTACATGGTAAACTTGCCTGTGCCTTTCCGATATGAGTATCTGATGGCTGAGACAATCTTCTCCCAg TTGCTATTATTACCTCAACCCCCATTCAAGCCAATATATTACACGCTGGTTATTATGGATCTCTGTAAG GCACTTCCTGGGGCCTTCCCTGCAGTTGTTGCTGGTGCTGTTCGTGCTCTTTTTGACAAAATTGCTGATTTGGATATGGAGTGCCGGATACGGTTCATTCTTTGGTTTTCACACCACCT atcaaattttcaattcatttgGCCTTGGGAAGAATGGGCTTATGTCTTAGACCTTCCTAAATGGGCTCCACAACGAGTGTTTGTTCAGGAGGTCTTGGAAAGAGAAGTCCGCCTGTCTTACTGGGACAAAGTTAAGCAG AGCATTGAGAATGCACCTGCTTTAGAAGAGTTGCTTCCTCCCAAAGGTGGTCCAAACTTCAAATATAGTATGGAAGATGGTAGAGAAAGAAGCGAAGAACATGCACTCTCTGCGGAACTGACAAACAAGGTGAAAGGAAGGCAAACTGCCCGGGAAATAATTGTGTGGGTAGAAGAAAGTGTGTATCCTATTCATGGGCTGGGAGTCACCATCAAAGTGGTTGTGCAAACACTACTTGATATTGGATCTAAAAGTTTCACTCATTTGATCACTGTATTGGAGAGATACGGGCAAGTCATATCAAAAATATGCCCTGATCATGATAAGCAATTGATGCTGATAGACGAAGTGAGTTTGTTTTGGAAGAACAATACCCAGAATGCAGCCATAGCAATTGATAGAATGATGGGTTATCGGCTTATATCTAATTTGGCCATTGTGAGATGGGTCTTCTCTCCAGAAAACATTGACCAATTTCATGCTTCAGATCGTCCATGGGAG gTCCTTAGGAATGCAGTTAGCAAGACATATAATCGTATCTGTGATCTAAGGAAAGAGATTATATCTCTTAAGAAGGGTGTTACATTAGCAGAAGAAGCTGCAGCTAAGGCCAAAGCAGAGTTAGAAGCTGCTGAGTCAAAGCTTTCTTTAGTTGATGGTGAACCTGTTCTTGGTGGAAATCCTGCAAGGTTGAGTCGTCTGAAATTACATGCCGAAAAAGCTAAAAACGAGGAGATATCAGCAAAAGAGTCTTTAGAGGCCAAGGAGGCTCTTTTTGCTCGAGCTGTAGAAGAAAATGAG GCACTATATCTTTCTCTTTACAGAAACTTCTCAAATGTGTTGATGGAACGCCTACCAGATGCATCTAGAGCTGGAACTTTGCAAGATTTAAAATCTACCCATGCAGATGCAATGGCTGTTGATCTTGAAGAGCCATCGGCAATGGAACTGGACAATGAGGATGGAAGACCTAAAAAGAG TCAGTCAAATGGTGGGAGCTCAGGCAATGTCTACAACATAGGTGAAAAGGAGCAGTGGTGTCTATCAACTCTGGGTTATGTGAAGGCCTTTTCAAGACAATATGCTTCTGAG ATATGGCCACATATGGAGAAGCTGGATGCAGAGGTATTAAGTGAAGATACACATCCTCTTTTCCGCAGAGCAGTTTATTCTGGTCTACGCCGACCCATCAACTAG
- the LOC102629636 gene encoding protein GAST1-like, protein MARMLRLVVLFVALMLVLVAQNQAAGTGIAASQLQAQGNRPARGTTQGSLNHQECAPKCHYRCSATSYKKPCLFFCQKCCAKCLCVPAGTYGNKQTCPCYNNWKTKRGGPKCP, encoded by the exons ATGGCCAGAATGCTGAGACTTGTTGTGTTATTTGTGGCATTGATGCTTGTTTTAGTGGCACAAAACCAG gCTGCGGGCACAGGAATTGCAGCGTCTCAGCTACAGGCACAAGGCAACCGCCCTGCG CGCGGTACCACCCAAGGGAGCCTTAATCATCAag AATGTGCTCCAAAATGCCATTATAGATGCTCAGCAACTTCATACAAGAAGCCGTGCCTGTTTTTCTGCCAAAAATGTTGTGCAAAGTGCTTATGTGTGCCGGCAGGCACATATGGGAACAAGCAAACGTGCCCTTGCTACAATAACTGGAAGACAAAGCGAGGAGGACCAAAATGCCCTTGA
- the LOC102629916 gene encoding uncharacterized protein LOC102629916 — protein sequence MASLVTRLVLAMVVIAGTLMFGNVQVSAQCGGSIPQLVAQCSQFVKKEGPKIPPSPGCCSVVKAADVPCVCTLVTPAIEKLISMEKVVYVARTCGVTVKPGTKCGSYTVPPKRMI from the exons ATGGCTTCTTTGGTTACTCGTTTGGTGTTGGCCATGGTGGTGATTGCCGGAACCCTAATGTTCGGCAACGTTCAGGTGTCGGCGCAATGCGGAGGAAGTATCCCTCAACTTGTTGCCCAATGCTCGCAGTTCGTCAAAAAAGAGGGACCAAAAATCCCTCCGTCCCCCGGTTGCTGTTCTGTGGTGAAAGCTGCTGACGTCCCTTGTGTTTGCACCCTCGTTACGCCGGCTATAGAGAAGCTTATCAGCATGGAGAAGGTGGTCTACGTAGCTCGTACTTGTGGCGTCACGGTTAAACCCGGCACAAAATGTGGAA GTTACACGGTTCCACCAAAAAGAATGATATAA
- the LOC102622032 gene encoding putative lipid-transfer protein DIR1: MGSINTRLVLAMAVIVGTLIFDNLQVAAQCGGSIPQLIAQCSQFVKIEGPKVPPSPGCCTAVKGADIPCVCGLVTREVEKIISMEKVVFVARKCGLTIKPGLKCGSYTVPPKRLT, translated from the exons atggGTTCTATTAACACTCGTTTGGTCTTGGCCATGGCGGTAATTGTTGGAACCCTAATCTTCGACAATTTACAGGTCGCGGCGCAATGTGGAGGAAGCATTCCTCAACTCATTGCTCAGTGCTCGCAATTCGTCAAGATCGAGGGACCAAAAGTCCCTCCGTCGCCCGGTTGCTGCACTGCGGTGAAAGGAGCCGACATTCCCTGTGTTTGTGGCCTCGTTACAAGAGAGGTAGAGAAGATTATTAGTATGGAGAAGGTGGTTTTTGTAGCACGTAAATGCGGTCTCACTATTAAACCGGGCCTGAAATGTGGAA GCTACACAGTCCCACCAAAGCGGTTGACATAA